The following are from one region of the Rhodopirellula sp. P2 genome:
- a CDS encoding iron-containing alcohol dehydrogenase, with the protein MQPFDLHPRTRIVFGPNVSNQINELARSLGGVLGSGRPRVLVVCDPGIVAAGHFDRITSLLRESDWEVASFHDFAENPTSAMVDAGVSVAADFQPDLLIGLGGGSSMDCSKGINFVYSCGGRIHDYHGVGKATSEMLPMIAIPTTAGTGSEAQSFALISDAETHVKMACGDPKAACRIALLDPTFTLTQPRGVTALTGIDAISHAVETYVSKKRNVMSTTYSRRAFGLLARSFVRVLQVPDDLEARADMQLGACLAGMAIETSMLGAAHATANPLTARHDIVHGQAVGLMLPAVVRFNGTVHADWYAELLRELEPCSEVSEAPTRLAEWIEEWMRAADLATTLDDLSIPTSDIGLFVEDALKQWTGTFNPIELDEDSTRALYREVV; encoded by the coding sequence ATGCAACCGTTTGATCTTCATCCACGAACGCGAATCGTGTTTGGGCCGAACGTTTCGAATCAGATCAACGAGTTGGCACGTTCTCTAGGAGGCGTTTTGGGATCGGGGCGACCGCGAGTTTTGGTCGTTTGCGATCCGGGGATCGTCGCCGCGGGGCATTTTGATCGCATCACCAGCCTGCTCCGCGAGAGCGACTGGGAAGTCGCGTCCTTTCATGACTTCGCCGAAAATCCGACGTCTGCAATGGTCGATGCGGGCGTGAGCGTGGCCGCGGATTTCCAGCCTGATCTGCTGATTGGGCTGGGGGGCGGCAGCAGCATGGATTGCTCCAAAGGCATCAACTTTGTTTACAGCTGCGGTGGTCGCATTCACGACTACCACGGCGTGGGCAAAGCAACGTCAGAAATGTTGCCGATGATTGCGATCCCGACCACGGCGGGAACCGGCAGCGAGGCTCAAAGTTTCGCGTTGATCAGCGATGCCGAAACACATGTGAAGATGGCGTGCGGTGATCCCAAGGCCGCTTGCCGAATCGCATTGCTGGATCCCACATTCACGTTGACCCAGCCTCGCGGGGTGACGGCTCTGACCGGCATCGATGCGATCTCGCATGCGGTTGAAACCTACGTCAGTAAAAAACGCAATGTGATGTCGACGACCTACAGTCGGCGTGCCTTTGGTTTGTTGGCTCGATCTTTTGTTCGCGTGTTACAGGTTCCCGATGACTTGGAAGCTCGTGCGGACATGCAACTCGGGGCGTGCTTGGCTGGCATGGCGATCGAAACATCGATGTTGGGCGCGGCGCACGCCACGGCCAATCCTTTGACTGCTCGGCATGATATCGTGCACGGTCAAGCGGTGGGGCTGATGTTGCCAGCGGTCGTTCGGTTCAACGGAACCGTTCACGCGGATTGGTACGCGGAGTTGCTGAGAGAGCTCGAACCTTGCAGCGAGGTTTCCGAGGCGCCCACACGTTTGGCCGAATGGATTGAAGAGTGGATGCGGGCAGCGGACCTCGCGACAACGCTGGACGACCTTTCGATCCCAACATCGGACATTGGATTGTTCGTCGAAGATGCGCTGAAGCAGTGGACCGGCACATTCAACCCCATCGAGCTCGACGAAGACTCCACGAGAGCGCTGTATCGCGAAGTGGTTTAG
- a CDS encoding glutamine amidotransferase: MSWSLDPIYDSLPIALLLVGLIVAMLFTILPPGVSGRRRQSLLLLRGLASIALALVLLRPALVRSDNRPAAATLAIAIDTSASMGLPSDGSENRWEQQRRTLKRLAAGLSDSDQALQVVVMGFDASANVIGESGTGELETLTSRVDEIEHSGKATDLSSPLLAAMNRGRNSPLTGVAVLSDGTQITNRNDGNEAEQSDPRREARLVGAMGVPIWTIPLGPPAEASRQIDLAIESLPETYRMFTGNESSVSFDVRTRGVVQSPAKVSLQWIDSAGQTTIAATRTVTPETMEQTISIEVPVLAPKPGQYRLVASVETRSGETITDNNSQVAFVDVREGGGRVLYVEGTPRLEQKDLRWALGRFLDLELTYRWIPRDTVSAWPIDLADDFSRGRYDVVILGDLHAAALGNEQLQELADSVGEGTALIMLGGEHTYSRGGYASTPLAKVLPVQLDDRQRQPPGPLSSSNRLASDADPTRQSVSLQPATTHPITTIQASHQGSLIGWSNLPPMPGANRWPSVRVAPGVQVLLQTANDEPMMVIGEYGRGRVAALAFDSTWTWRRAGLGDFHRRFWRQLILWSLAREDSSQQTIQLELSPRRFVATETPAFTATMQGDLSSLPDAGTLQAEVILASGESIVVPMSSTTSSGESSVSLTGQLPTMPAGFHRLRVAAPKQDASAENGDSIEPAEVAFQVLDDTRELTASATDHSLLRQIASATSGSGGRVFEPEQIDELVDLILSRRTESTRTVIEKFRLGDGPLSGWLIFLLFAGALSVEWFLRRQWGLA, from the coding sequence GTGAGTTGGAGTCTCGACCCGATTTATGATTCGCTGCCAATCGCGTTGCTGTTGGTGGGTTTGATCGTCGCGATGCTGTTCACGATTCTGCCTCCGGGAGTGAGCGGGCGTCGCAGGCAGAGTCTGTTGTTGTTGCGTGGTTTGGCATCGATTGCTCTGGCGTTGGTGTTGCTCCGACCGGCGCTCGTTCGATCGGACAATCGTCCCGCGGCAGCGACACTGGCCATCGCCATCGACACGTCGGCGAGCATGGGGTTGCCATCCGATGGATCAGAGAATCGTTGGGAACAGCAGCGAAGGACGCTGAAGCGATTGGCAGCCGGTTTGTCGGATTCTGATCAGGCGTTGCAAGTCGTTGTGATGGGGTTTGATGCTTCGGCGAACGTCATCGGCGAGAGTGGGACAGGCGAACTGGAGACACTGACAAGCCGCGTGGATGAGATCGAACATTCAGGAAAAGCGACCGATTTGTCATCGCCTTTGTTGGCGGCGATGAACCGGGGACGAAACAGCCCGTTGACCGGAGTGGCTGTCTTGAGCGACGGGACTCAAATCACCAATCGAAACGACGGCAACGAAGCGGAGCAGTCCGACCCACGTCGAGAAGCCCGCTTGGTGGGGGCGATGGGCGTCCCGATTTGGACCATCCCCTTGGGGCCTCCCGCGGAGGCGTCACGCCAGATTGATTTGGCGATTGAATCGTTGCCCGAAACCTATCGGATGTTCACGGGCAATGAATCCAGCGTGTCATTTGATGTTCGCACCCGGGGCGTTGTTCAATCACCGGCCAAGGTTTCGCTGCAGTGGATTGATTCCGCGGGGCAAACCACCATCGCCGCGACTCGCACGGTCACGCCCGAGACGATGGAGCAAACGATTTCGATCGAGGTGCCGGTTTTGGCTCCCAAGCCAGGCCAATATCGGTTGGTGGCCAGTGTCGAGACTCGATCGGGCGAGACGATCACCGACAACAATTCGCAAGTCGCGTTTGTTGATGTTCGCGAAGGTGGCGGGCGTGTGTTGTATGTCGAAGGGACGCCACGATTGGAACAAAAGGATTTGCGCTGGGCGCTTGGTCGGTTCTTGGATTTGGAACTGACCTACCGCTGGATCCCGCGTGACACCGTCAGTGCCTGGCCGATCGATTTGGCCGATGACTTCAGCCGAGGTCGTTACGACGTGGTGATCCTGGGCGACTTGCATGCGGCAGCGCTGGGCAATGAACAGTTGCAAGAACTGGCCGACTCGGTTGGGGAAGGCACCGCGCTGATCATGTTGGGCGGCGAGCACACGTATTCACGAGGCGGCTACGCGTCGACACCGCTGGCGAAAGTCTTGCCGGTGCAATTGGATGATCGGCAGCGACAACCGCCTGGGCCGTTGAGTTCATCCAATCGATTGGCGAGCGATGCTGACCCCACGCGACAATCGGTGAGTTTGCAACCTGCCACCACGCATCCGATCACGACCATCCAAGCGAGCCACCAAGGCAGTCTGATCGGTTGGTCGAACTTGCCACCGATGCCGGGTGCCAATCGATGGCCTTCGGTTCGAGTCGCTCCGGGCGTTCAAGTTTTGTTGCAGACGGCCAATGACGAACCCATGATGGTCATCGGGGAATACGGTCGCGGCCGAGTCGCGGCACTGGCGTTTGATTCCACCTGGACGTGGCGACGCGCGGGGCTGGGGGATTTTCATCGGCGGTTTTGGCGGCAGTTGATTCTTTGGTCGCTCGCCCGAGAAGATTCCTCGCAGCAAACGATCCAATTGGAATTGTCGCCGCGTCGATTTGTGGCAACGGAGACACCTGCGTTCACCGCGACGATGCAAGGCGATCTTTCATCGCTTCCTGACGCAGGGACGCTGCAAGCCGAAGTGATTCTCGCGTCGGGAGAATCAATCGTGGTGCCGATGTCCAGCACCACGTCGTCGGGGGAGTCGTCTGTTTCGCTCACCGGCCAGTTGCCGACGATGCCAGCTGGTTTTCATCGTTTGCGTGTGGCCGCGCCCAAGCAAGACGCTTCGGCGGAAAACGGTGACTCGATCGAACCGGCTGAGGTGGCGTTTCAGGTGCTCGACGACACGCGAGAATTAACGGCGTCGGCGACCGATCATTCGTTGCTTCGTCAAATTGCCTCGGCGACATCGGGGTCGGGCGGGCGAGTGTTCGAGCCAGAGCAGATCGACGAATTGGTGGATTTGATCCTGTCTCGCCGGACGGAGTCCACCCGAACGGTGATCGAAAAGTTCCGATTGGGTGACGGACCGCTGAGCGGTTGGCTTATTTTTCTTTTGTTTGCCGGGGCTTTGTCGGTCGAGTGGTTTCTGCGACGTCAATGGGGTTTGGCGTGA